A segment of the Nilaparvata lugens isolate BPH chromosome X, ASM1435652v1, whole genome shotgun sequence genome:
TTTAGATCTAGAAGTTAACTGTCCAAAAATACTTTTGGAAAGATATATGAACGATCAGGGATGGTTAGGaaccataaaataatttttttgggggggggggttattGATGGTGATTATAGAGGAAATATCAGAGTCATGCTGTACAATTTGGGGGCAGAAGATTTCAAAATTACAAAAGGAGATGAAATTGCACAAATTGTTTTTCATAAGATTATCAATGACATAgaaaattgtaatgtattgaGAAAATAAAGAGGTGATGGTGGATTTGGTTCCACTGATGATGGTAGCAAAAAGAGACAAAAATTATGATGGCATaagataataattcatcaaactCAGTATGCTGTTTTCAGacagagaaaatataaaaaataaacttactTTGTTAGGATATTGTGTGATAGTGCTGGCAAATAGTAGCAGAGTAGACAGTCTTGATGTTGAAGTAGTCTTGGTGTTAACAGAAGATGATAGTGGCTGTATAGTAGCATTTTTTTCTAGATGATTTCAATACTTTCTCTATTTCAACTTATACACATTCAAGGAGTGAACAGCATTGATCTATGGGAGAAGTTTATTCTATACCTTGAAAAAGAagttaaaaatgagaaaaaactatcaaatattttttatgttatagAGAAACTGTTCAAATGCATGAAATGTGGTTATCAGGATTCATCTTCAAGTCAGAAAAGTCTTTTGAATATATTGACTATTGAATTAGCATTAGATcgttttgaagaatttatttcaacagggctttcaattaaaaaatacaaattgaaacttaatgatgaaaaatactcTCAAGAATTGTGTGATTCAATTGTGAAAATAGCTGAAAATTTCATATCATCAAATAACTgtagtataataaatgaatcagATAGTtttagtgatgatgatgatgatgatgtagagATGAGTGGGGATGATTCAgattttgaatcaatttttaataaaattgaggGTAAAAAGTttaataatcaaacattaacacAGTCATTCATGATTAGGGACCAGACAAAGCAGGAAATACTCACATGTGAgagtgaaaatatttcaaagggGGGAATTTTGGTGAAAGTTGAAATAATAGATgttaatgatttaaaaaatattgatgagaGTTCTAGGTGgagaaaaatcaacaaaaaggTTATATTTATTGCAAAGAACAacaatgatgaaaaatttataaaaattaatgatggattgaaaatatttttgaaagagttATCTAAAAAATCTAATGTTGTAAAAGAATCACGCAAAATTAATGCATTCAATAGCAATATGCAAAATTGATTTGTTCTGTATCCATCAGATAGGAAAACGTAtttaaacataatattattacatcacttttcttcatttttttttagatAACAAATGAGAAGCAATGAGCagcaatattcatttattcagagGGGGCAGAAGaaaaaaagatagaataaaaGTTACCACTGGTCAGTTCACAGAATTGGAGAGTGCATTCAATAATGCATTAAAGACTTATTATTACAAGAATGATAAATATAAGGATATTTGTAAGCTATTGATTggtattaaattgaaaattatcaacttATTATCACTTATTTTAAATCAACATCAAtgtttaaaattcaatattcttgTAGAATGTACAtataagaaaaaatcaatttctcatgatttcgATTATCAAGATCGCACTTTCAAAACCAAGAACATTACTATTGTAAAGTCATCGAATTTAGAGAATGTATTACAGTatgttttgaagaaaatttgtcATGAAGAATCCATATATGAAGGATATCAATCGGGATGGGCACTTTTGAAAATTGATGGTGTTCTTATAAGAGTGAACAAATACAAACCTCTTAGAGGTAGATCTTATATTCCACTtcctaaaaaaatacaaaataaaaggGTTATAATCAACTGTAAGAATATTGATAACAAATGTTTTATGTGGGGTATTCTTTCTGATTATGTTCAGATCCGTCCTGAAAGAATATCATATCATCATAGAAATctaatatcaaaattcaatttcaaaggaATCTCTTTCCTCACACCAATCAAAGAtataaaagtttttgaaaagaacAACAAGTCCATATCAATAAACGTTTACTCTCTAGATGAAAATATGTGATTATGAGAAGAGAAAGCATTTTGATTTATTAATATTGCAAGAGAATGGGAAATATCATTATTgttcaattaaaaatttatcaagACTCATTAGAAGTCAATTGACAAAAcgtgaaaataaaataacaatttgtAAAAGATGTTTCTCATACTTTGATGCAAGAgtgaagaaaaatttcaaaacccATCAAAGATTATGTTcgaagaaaaaaataacaaaagttATGATGCCTGAGAAAAATATTAGTGATAATATTGACCCAATACTTAAATTTAAGAATTATCAGAATAAGTTTAGAGTTCCAATAGTACTATATGttgattttgaatatttattagttCCATATTTATCTTGTACCCCATCAAGCAATGAACTAGAAGTAATAAGAAGTGAGTATGAATCAAACCTGCACTATTGCaatatagatatttatttagaataaataaatgtgttgttatttaaatataatatgaaaatgctATTAAAATCAAAGATAATATTATGctctcattgtatttttcatcaataaatctattattagcaggattattgttttttctccAATTCAAGATTATATTCATGCTCACAAAGTATGGCAATCATTCAAAATACAAACATTAGGAGAATACAGTGATCTTTATCTAAAACTGGATGTTATTTTGCTATgtgatgtttttgaaaactttcgAAGAGTTTGTTTGAGTTCATATAATTTAGATTGTGCTCATTACTATACACTACCAGGATTCAGTTTTGATGCAATGCTTTCATATACTAAAATTGAATTGGAACTTTTAACAGATTATGAAATGTATTTACTATTTCATGAGCACATTCAGATCTAATGAACATATTATAAATACAGTGGAAAGTAACAAAATTTCATTAAGTAATCAGGatgataagaaaattatttgtgaagatgGAATAAATACTTTGGCCTATGGGCATTTTTCATTGAACAAAGATTAAAGTAAAAAAATGAACTAAAAATGCCGTAagcatcaattttcataaccatCTTCTTCACTGTTCAgttttaattcataaaaaaagtAATAGAGAGGATTCGAAGAGTTTGTTTGAGTTCATATAATTTAGATTGTGCTCATTACTATACACTACCAGGATTCAGTTTTGATGCAATGCTTTCATATActaaaattgaattggaaattttaacAGATTATGAAATGTATTTACTATTTGATGAGCACATTCAGATCTAATGAACATATTATGAATACAGTGGAAAGTAACAAAATTTCATTAAGTAATCAGGATGATAAgagaattatttgtgaagatgGAATAAATACTTTGGCCTATGGACTTTTTTCATTGAACAAAGattaaagtaaaaaaaaatgaactaaAAATACCGTAagcatcaattttcataaccatCTTCTTCACTGTTCAgttttaattcataaaaaaagtaaaaaaatatactattgtattcatagattctattcattttttttcagatGGCAGGAAAAATTTTGAACATCCTTGTATACCATATTACTAGTAAAAGTATACACATTACTTATGATTTGTAATCCAAAAAATGGTAGTTTCGAGTTCATTTGGTAGGACTATAGTAGATATGGATatagaagaggtagaagaaaatatagaatgtagcatttcattgataataaatgatgatattcattataaattaaaaatcaattttaatgaactAGAAGTAATAAGAAATGAATATGAATCAAACCTGCACTATTGCaatatagatatttatttagaataaataaatgtgttgttatttaaatataaaatgaaaatgttcttaAAATCGAAGATAATATTATGctctcattgtatttttcatcaataaatctattattagcaggattattgttttttttccaaTACATATTCCTCTCTATCCTCTTACATCACTTATtgatgataattgaaaaaaaaatagttcttTAATTGAAATGGGGAAGGACTTTGaagaactatttttttttccaaaagAATCTCTATGATGCAAAAGCATGTATTGCTACTCCTGGTATTATGTGTGTGCTCACAAGGTCACTCATAATAGCCTTATGTTTGTTAGCAtagataattttttatcataatctAATTGGACTCAACTCTTTGGATTATAAGGAAAGCTCAAAAATGGTTATCATTAGCAATTTTATCAGTTCAAAGTAGATATCCACTGTGGTGTAATGGGTAGCAGTCTTATCTGTTATACTCAACGTCCCAGGTTCGAGACTTAGAGCTGTACTCTTAGGAAAGGTATAAGGTAAGGCAAGTATCATCAAACCTGAAAGATCTACTACACCACAgaggatatatatttttttttgtttgtatgatgtCACTGAgcattcaagaataaaatacaCATACTAGAAATTGATGATcctctgtgatattttttgtttcacaATATACATCTGCTGATTTTTGCAATCATTTTTTCTGTGTAAACAGTTAGCAATAGACTAATGTGTATGACAAGAGTCCTCTTCTATATAATCTACTCTATTCTAGAGTGGTGGTGAGGtagatgaaaaaataacacatcTAATCAAGATAagtgattatttattgatatgaaAAGACGCAAATCAGGTGATTTGGACCAGAGTTTTGCAACTGCAGATGAAATTAGTCGGTTTTGTGTTGACTAGTTCAGGTCATGATGATGGCTTTTCTGATGAGATGATTGAATTCTTAGCAACTCTTCAGAGACATCCTCTTCTTGGGGAGCATTTTGAATGgattattatatgaattattatgaatggataattattcaaataagttGTCTTTTAtggtttattattgtgataattgtactattgaaaactaattatcaaggagttttatttttatttattataatattgttttcatagTTTAATTCGTGCATCATGTGAATCATCTCaagattcatttgatttgattatgtgttattatattgttgatattgATATGTGAGCTGACGTTGTTGTAACATTTTGCCAATGTTCTaactacataatttattttgaattgtgaTTCACCTTGATGTGTAATGGGattaaatattgaacaaaagTAGACCATATGCAACGGACCACTCCTACCACAATTCTGATTGAAACATTCATTCGATTGAAACTACTTAATCAGTTTTGCCAGTttgtactttaatttttattttcacataaaaCTGATATAAATGTGAGATTCTTGTATCTTTGTGAGTTCTCAGAGTATAAAAGATGATGCTGACAAAAAAATGCACTCGGTCTTACAATGTTGTCAGACAGTGAACGTGAACGTATTATGCTTAATGCAGTGAGTGAGCTTGAAGCTGAACTGAATTATCATGGTATAATGACATTGAGTGACTTTTTCAAGGAGAGTGGTCATTTAGAGTTTTGTGCAGATCGTGAATCTCATAGTTGTGCATGCATACGACTCAGGCAGGAGCAGCAGGCTGTTGTTGATGCAGTCAAGGATAGCAACGTTTTCTATATATGTGATGATCTTCACAACCCATTGAGAAATACTCATGTAACCTCCACCGATGTGAAATGTTTCCTGCTGAAAGTTTCCACGCAAACTATGAAGAGTATCAAGGATAATATCAACAAGAGGGCAATGCGTCATTGCCCACCAGGACTTGCAATGAAATTCACTGTCATGTTTGATGACACTTGCATACTGCTAAAATCTTTCTCCAAGTTGGATAAGGGTAGAATGGCTGCTATTGTTAATCTTGAGAAGGTACCCAACTGGAGGGATAAGGATGTGAAGATTGTGTTGAGTGTTCTCAATCAAGACCAATACTACAAGTGTGATTTTATATGCGGACAACAATCTAAATGTCTACTGGGACTGGGTCAAAAGGAGATTAAATTTGCaggatttacaaaaattgagagtACAGGACATGTGAAACGATTCAGGCTGGAGGATGGAACATCTGGTGATTCAGCTTTTGAGATTAGCATCTACAAGGCTATACGCAGACCTATGCCACTGCTATCTACTGGGGGATATGATGAAGTTGATGGACCATGCATTGTTCGTGAAAGGAATAAGCCATCAGTTGAGTGTTATGTCACCAACAATGATTATAGCCGAGGAGAAAGACTTCTTCAGCTGTATATTCTGTTCAATACTGAAGATTAATTATATGTTTGTCAATAAATACTATGTGTAATGAACCATTTGTTATTATTGACTATCCTACTTCCTCATTTTCAGTCACTGTCCAGTCACTTTTCAGTCACTTTTCaatcactgttcagtcactgttcacttacagctcatataggtaagaaatcaccttactCTACTTTCAACGAAGTACTGGTGAAATGATAGTACTCCTGAGTTGATCCATCAACTGAGTTGATCCAAGCTTCTTTCTATTTGTTGGTTCAAGTGAATTGATAGTTCAACCGATTTGATAGTACTCCTGAGTTGGAGGCAACAAGTTCATCAGATCATGATGTTGGCGGAAGTCATGATTAACCAACTTCCTGCATAAagataagtttatcagagtaggaTGATTCCTATTGTATTGAATGACTTACAGTATAGGATGTAATTTATGCTTTATCTCACACCTTGTGCTTACTCTAGAAGTTGAAGGTTGTATGGAATAAAATGTGCAACAATTGTGGTATTACTTGATGTTTATTTACAGTGTatgcatgaaaatatatatatagtgcaCAAAGATAATATTCAGTCCAATATATCAAGAactattcaatgatacaaatcTCCTAGTTGATTGcttatttcacaaaatcctcTGCCGAACATGAATTTCAAGATGACTGCTCCCTCACATAGATCGGTGCAGCAGCTTGATACTTCAGCATCGTGGAAGAGGTATGTCAATGTCTTCAAGAAGTTTTGAGCCGTTCCAAATGGTTCAGGCAGGTCCTTATCTCCAAAGTTTAGGAATGGTTGTATGATCCATTGGTTGCTGGTTACTAGTAGACAGTCTCCACACTCACGCATGTCTACTGCAGGCTGATGTTGTTACTGGGTCTGGCACAGTGGTAGGAGTTGTAGTAGCAGCAGTACTAGTTGGAGTGGTACTAGCAGGAGTTGTAGTGCTAGCAGGAGTTGTAGTACTAGCTTGAGTAGTTGTGATGATAGTAGCAAGAGTTGTTGTAGCAGTTGCAGTACTCACTGGAGTAGTAATAACAATGGATGCTTGTTCTTCACAGTACGGTGCACAGACCTCGACTGACCTTACAACAACCACTTCCAGAAAGTCCAACAATGTGAATGTAGGGTGAAGACAGGTGTGCAGATTGTATACGCAGTGGACTTTTTTGCAGAGAGATCCCACCACAGCTCGTTCCCCAGCCATATTCATGTACCAGTCTCTGATATCGATGTACATTTGATCGATTGCTGACTGATTACCACTTAGAGCAGGAATCCCTGATGTTAGCAGGCACTGTTGCATATGACGGATGTTTGATGTATCCAGTCCGTGTTCCCTTGAAGTGAGAAATTCCTGTGTCCTGTACTTTGGATCCAATGCACTAGCACTGAGTACTAGCACAAGGTAGAGCGCTGCTTGGTGCATGCTTGTAGCCACCATGATTGAAGAATGATGATTGATAGCTGAAACATGAAAACTTTCATGTTGAATCATATTTCAACAAAAGATATCCATCGTGGTGTAATGGTTTACAAACAATTACACCTacactctacctacctacctacattCCTTAATCAAACATCTTACATCCCCATATATACAAAGAAGATTCGAACCCAAGTccttatgaataattcaaaccCGAGTCCTCTAGAATGGAAAGCAGAAGTGCTAATCACTACACCACGGTGGAAATCTTTTTACTTGTTGTTTATTATGTATACTTTAACAACTATATCCAATCTCATTGCAGCTTCTAGTGAGCTGTaagtgaacagtgactgaacagtgactgaacagtgactgatcagtaattgaactgactgactgaccactgagtggacgaCCCCCAACCATGCTCCTGCATGACCAACTTGAGCTAGAAAGATAGGTCCCCCATTGATGCCCCTAATGCTGGTGGGCGTGGCCATTATTCTCATTTAGGATAATGATGAGGAGACATCCTACTTAAAGTCTCCCacacaaaatattcatcaaaaatgggtcttttaaaattctaaataatatttattatgtctCAAACTGAATGATCATCATGATGTGTGAGGAGACATCTTAAAGTCCCACACAAAGTATTCATCGAAATggatcttttaaaataataaccaacaataataataaacaatatagattGTACTTACTTTGCTATTCACTAAAAACTGCACTGCACTGCCATTTCACAGTAACATCGGCTGTATGGAAAAGTCAGAATAACCATTTGATCATTGTTGCAGAGGTAAATTGAAGCATGTGGGAAAATCAAAGTCATTGAATCAAGAAAGTTCTCCAAAGATTTGAATGGTTCACAATTTTCTTTTCTGTACTCAAACAGTAACTCCACAGTCAACCTGGTGCTCATGGTAAAGATGCAGGAACAAGAAGATTCAGAGTTGTCTGTTGGCCCCATTGCAAATGGGTGGTactattgatgaatgaatatctGTTTCAATATTACTGGTATCCAACACTGGAATTAATGTATCTACATAAAATGGTTTCATTGTTCTTGAAACTGGTAAAATCCAGCAGAAATTGCTGTTTTCAATGATTGCATGCTATTCTTAACACATGCTTACTTTCAAACGGTACAAGGTTCATTCTTGTTGTTCATTCAAGTGAGTTGAACCTACTTTCGAAAAATGCAAGCTTCTTTCTATTTGCTGGTTCAAGTGAATTGATAGTTCAACCGATTTGATAGTACTCCTGAGTTGATCCATCAACTGAGTTGATCCAAGCTTCTTTCTATTTGTTGGTTCAAGTGAATTGATGGTTCAACCGATTTGATAGTACTCCTGAGTTGATGCATCAACTGAGTTGATAGTTCAACCGATTTGATAGTACTCCTGAGTTGGTCCATCAACTGAGTTGATAGTTCAACCGATTTGATAGTACTCCTGAGTTGATCCATCAACTGAGTTGATAGTACTCCTGAGTTGATCCATCAACTGAGTTGATCCAAGCTTCTTTCTATTTGTTGGTTCAAGTGAATTGATGGTTCAACCAATTTGATAGTTCTCCTGAGTTGATGCATCAACTGAGTTGATAGTTCAACTGAGTTGATAGTACTCCTGAGTTGATCCATCAACTGAGTTGATCCAAGCTTCTTTCTATTTGTTGGTTCAAGTGAATTGATAGTTCAACCGATTTGATGGTACTCCTGAATTGATGCATCAACTGAGTTGATAGTTCAACTTAGTTGATAGTACTCCTGAGTTGATCCATCAACTGAGTTGATAGTTCAATCGATTTGATAGTACTCCTGAGTTGATCCATCAACTGAGTTGAAAGTACTCCTGAGTTGATCCATCAACTGAGTTGAAAGTTCAACCGATTTGATAGTACTCCTGAGTTGATCCATCAACTGAGTTGATAGTTCAACCGATTTGATAGTACTCCTGAGTTGATCCATCAACTGAGTTGAAAGTACTCCTGAGTTGATCCATCAACTGAGTTGATAGTACTTCTGAGTTGATCCATCAACTGAGTTGATCCATCAACTGAGTTGAAAGTACTCCTGAGTTGATCCATCAACTGAGTTGATAGTACTCCTGAGTTGATCCATCAACTGAGTTGATAGTACTCCTG
Coding sequences within it:
- the LOC120354509 gene encoding integumentary mucin C.1-like — translated: MVATSMHQAALYLVLVLSASALDPKYRTQEFLTSREHGLDTSNIRHMQQCLLTSGIPALSGNQSAIDQMYIDIRDWYMNMAGERAVVGSLCKKVHCVYNLHTCLHPTFTLLDFLEVVVVRSVEVCAPYCEEQASIVITTPVSTATATTTLATIITTTQASTTTPASTTTPASTTPTSTAATTTPTTVPDPVTTSACSRHA